A stretch of the Candidatus Margulisiibacteriota bacterium genome encodes the following:
- a CDS encoding phosphoadenosine phosphosulfate reductase family protein: MKKIRHVLGISGGKDSTALAIFLKQKFPELDIEYYFCDTGEELNETYQIIENLEVYLGKKIIRLKAAADTHHSPFEYYLKMYNGFLPSANARWCTKNLKLIPFEQFVADDPVVSYVGIREDENREAYISKKKNIQSIFPFRKNIWSVDVIRHVLSESQENYMLELYRDHLNMNQFIKVENIIKRPMSFDFNFEKKLLTLLECGLIEFNNVVFALLKNTPYPLGRLESFPLLSKTETFGIQDVFNSLKDSGIGLPEYYKKIPISSCSLEGVYNRSRSGCYFCFFQQKIEWVWLYEQHPSLFQKALSFEKEGYSWMDNERLEELIKPERIRQIKNDYLKKNNNLKYSSPFLLDILQEDDEVKACAACAI; this comes from the coding sequence ATGAAAAAGATTAGACATGTTTTAGGCATATCTGGCGGCAAAGACAGTACTGCTTTGGCTATTTTCTTGAAACAAAAATTTCCGGAGTTAGATATTGAGTATTATTTCTGTGATACAGGTGAAGAACTAAACGAGACTTATCAGATAATTGAAAACTTAGAGGTGTATTTAGGTAAAAAGATTATTCGATTGAAGGCTGCTGCCGATACTCACCATTCTCCATTTGAGTACTATCTTAAAATGTATAATGGGTTTCTGCCGTCAGCAAATGCAAGGTGGTGCACCAAAAACTTAAAATTGATTCCTTTTGAACAATTCGTTGCTGATGACCCTGTTGTTTCTTACGTTGGAATAAGGGAAGATGAAAATCGTGAAGCATACATTTCCAAGAAAAAAAATATTCAATCTATTTTCCCGTTTAGAAAAAACATATGGAGTGTTGATGTAATTCGGCATGTTCTTTCTGAAAGCCAAGAAAATTACATGCTTGAGCTCTATAGAGATCATTTAAATATGAATCAATTTATAAAAGTGGAGAACATAATAAAAAGGCCCATGTCCTTTGACTTCAATTTTGAAAAAAAACTTTTAACTTTATTGGAATGTGGTCTTATTGAATTTAATAACGTTGTTTTTGCATTACTCAAAAACACACCTTATCCATTAGGGCGGCTGGAATCCTTCCCATTATTGAGTAAAACAGAAACGTTTGGCATCCAAGATGTATTTAATTCGCTAAAGGATAGCGGCATAGGGTTGCCAGAATATTATAAAAAAATCCCAATATCCTCATGTAGCTTAGAGGGTGTTTATAATAGAAGTCGTTCGGGCTGTTATTTTTGCTTTTTTCAACAAAAAATAGAATGGGTTTGGCTTTATGAACAACACCCAAGTCTTTTTCAGAAAGCTTTGTCTTTTGAGAAAGAAGGGTATTCCTGGATGGATAACGAGCGTCTAGAAGAATTGATTAAGCCGGAGAGAATTAGACAAATAAAGAATGATTATTTGAAAAAGAATAATAATCTGAAATATTCTTCACCGTTTCTATTGGACATCTTACAAGAAGATGATGAAGTTAAAGCATGCGCTGCTTGCGCCATTTAA